The sequence below is a genomic window from Vibrio navarrensis.
TCCAACTCGGCCAAGGCATGCGACTCTTCACCGTGCAAGGCGTCGGCCACCGCTGGCGACGCATACACGACAAACTTGTCGGCGTCGTAGGCGCGGTTCACTCGCGTAATCTCTCGCAGAATTTCGTAGCAGACGGTTTCGACCGTTTTCACACTGCCGCGCCCTTCACAAGTTGGACAACTGGAGCAGAGAATATGTTCGATACTTTCTCGCGTACGTTTACGCGTCATCTCCACCAAACCAAGCTGAGTAAAGCCGTTGATGTTGGTTTTCACTCTGTCTTTGCTCAGTGCATTTTCTAGCGAGGTAAGTACCCGCTTACGGTGCTCTTCCGAAGTCATATCGATAAAGTCGATAATGATAATACCGCCTAGGTTGCGCAAACGCAGTTGACGGGCGATGGCTTGGGTCGCTTCGATGTTGGTGTTAAAAATCGTCTCTTCGAGATTACGGCGACCGACAAACGCTCCGGTGTTGATGTCCACCGTGGTCATCGCTTCGGTCTGGTCGATAATCAGATAACCGCCAGATTTAAGCTCAACTTTGCGTTCCAAAGAACGTTGCACTTCGTTCTCGGTATCGTACATGTCGAAGATCGGTTTATCGCCTTCGTAGAGTTCAAGCTTATCGGTCAACTCCGGCACATACTCGGAAGTAAACTCTTTCAGGTTTTCAAACTCCTGACGGGAGTCGACCAGAATCTTATCCAGCTCAGTGCCCACAAAATCGCGCAAAATACGTTGTGCCAGGCCCAATTCTCCATACAAGGTAGAACGAGTTTTGTACTTCGCCCGGCGCTCCATCACCTTATTCCACAAGCGTTTGAGAAACGCTGCATCTTGTGAGAGCTCCTTTTCATCCGCCCCTTCGG
It includes:
- the rng gene encoding ribonuclease G; this translates as MSAELLLNVTPSETRVAMIEGGVLQEVHIEREARRGIVGNIYKGKVSRVLPGMQAAFVDIGLDKAAFLHASDIVPHTECVAENEKQQFQVRDISELVRQGQDIVVQVVKDPLGTKGARLTTDITLPSRYLVFMPGASHVGVSQRIESESERERLKRIVTHYCDEHGGFIIRTAAEGADEKELSQDAAFLKRLWNKVMERRAKYKTRSTLYGELGLAQRILRDFVGTELDKILVDSRQEFENLKEFTSEYVPELTDKLELYEGDKPIFDMYDTENEVQRSLERKVELKSGGYLIIDQTEAMTTVDINTGAFVGRRNLEETIFNTNIEATQAIARQLRLRNLGGIIIIDFIDMTSEEHRKRVLTSLENALSKDRVKTNINGFTQLGLVEMTRKRTRESIEHILCSSCPTCEGRGSVKTVETVCYEILREITRVNRAYDADKFVVYASPAVADALHGEESHALAELEVFIGKQVRIQAEPLYIQEQFDVVMM